In Quercus robur chromosome 10, dhQueRobu3.1, whole genome shotgun sequence, a genomic segment contains:
- the LOC126703103 gene encoding homeobox-leucine zipper protein ATHB-40-like: protein MNRQDQMVQFSQLYPDAYTQIVTQQGESKPRRRRKKNKGGEASDLAKKRKLSNEQVNLLEYYFCNEHKLESQRKDRLASELGLEPRQVAVWFQNRRARWKNQKLEEQYSGLKREHETVLIEKCQLESEVLKLKEQLSEAEKEIQRLSQNVETVPTNSTSSSPSVETMAEPFLGEFEMEGYNEDFYTPAFSYAAMDWFSHYI, encoded by the exons ATGAATCGTCAAGATCAAATGGTCCAATTCTCTCAATTGTACCCTGATGCATACACCCAAATAGTTACCCAACAAG GTGAGTCAAAGCCAAGAAGGCGTCGAAAGAAGAACAAAGGAGGAGAAGCAAGTGATctagccaagaagaggaagctTAGCAATGAGCAAGTGAATCTTCTTGAGTATTACTTCTGTAATGAACATAAGCTGGAGTCCCAAAGAAAAGACAGACTTGCTTCTGAACTGGGTCTTGAACCACGCCAAGTTGCTGTGTGGTTCCAAAACCGAAGGGCTCGTTGGAAGAACCAGAAATTGGAGGAACAGTACTCAGGCTTGAAGAGAGAACACGAAACTGTTCTTATCGAGAAATGCCAGCTTGAATCTGAG GTATTGAAGCTTAAGGAGCAACTCTCAGAGGCTGAGAAAGAAATTCAAAGGCTCTCCCAGAATGTTGAAACGGTTCCAACTAATAGTACAAGTTCATCACCCTCTGTGGAAACCATGGCTGAACCATTTCTTGGGGAATTTGAGATGGAAGGATACAATGAAGATTTCTACACTCCAGCATTCAGCTATGCTGCCATGGATTGGTTCAGTCATTATATATAA